The Helianthus annuus cultivar XRQ/B chromosome 16, HanXRQr2.0-SUNRISE, whole genome shotgun sequence genome includes a window with the following:
- the LOC110916699 gene encoding GDSL esterase/lipase At5g45670 codes for MASKLVLLFRFLIIVALMQFQTVITIAQPQVPCYFIFGDSLVDNGNNNRLRTEAKANYSPYGIDFPPGVTGRFTNGLTSADIIGQLLGLTDFIPPFATATNQEIIRGVNYASGAAGIRDDTGRELGDRISLDRQLLNHATIVSRLSLLQRNRTFTNEYLKKCIYTVNMGSNDYINNYLMPEEYIAGRIYTPDRFAELLIRKYSLQLRRLYNLGARKIAVFGLGFLGCTPAEIARFGTNGEPCVESINNATMLFNVRLKPLIDDLNNDLPQGRFTFINVTSISTPEDGVVLPNVPCCQLRSDGQCVPNSIPCPDRNLFIWYDGYHPTQVANTVLANRSYTALSPTDASPYDISRLAQLTV; via the exons ATGGCTTCTAAGCTTGTTCTATTGTTTCGTTTCCTCATAATTGTAGCTCTAATGCAATTTCAAACTGTTATTACAATCGCTCAACCACAAGTCCCATGTTACTTTATATTTGGTGACTCTTTGGTCGATAATGGCAATAATAACAGACTCCGCACAGAAGCAAAGGCCAATTACTCGCCTTATGGGATCGATTTTCCACCAGGTGTCACCGGTAGATTCACTAATGGACTTACCTCCGCAGACATCATTG GTCAACTTCTAGGTTTGACTGATTTCATTCCACCCTTTGCTACCGCAACTAACCAAGAGATCATCAGGGGCGTAAACTACGCTAGTGGTGCTGCTGGCATTAGAGATGACACCGGAAGGGAGCTG GGTGACCGAATCAGCTTGGATAGGCAGCTACTTAATCATGCAACAATAGTTTCAAGACTTTCGCTCTTGCAACGCAACAGAACATTTACAAATGAATACCTAAAAAAATGCATTTACACAGTAAACATGGGAAGCAACGATTACATCAACAACTACTTGATGCCCGAAGAATACATTGCAGGCCGAATATACACACCCGATCGATTTGCAGAACTCCTCATTCGAAAATACTCTCTTCAACTAAGG AGACTGTACAACTTGGGAGCCAGAAAAATTGCGGTGTTCGGTTTGGGTTTTCTAGGGTGCACCCCAGCTGAGATAGCGAGGTTTGGCACTAACGGAGAACCATGTGTTGAGTCCATTAACAATGCCACCATGCTATTTAATGTCAGGCTTAAGCCTCTTATTGATGATCTCAACAATGATTTACCTCAAGGAAGATTCACTTTCATCAATGTGACAAGCATTTCTACACCTGAAGATG gagtaGTCTTACCAAATGTTCCTTGTTGTCAATTACGGTCAGATGGACAATGCGTTCCAAATTCAATCCCTTGTCCTGATAGGAATTTGTTTATTTGGTACGATGGTTATCATCCCACTCAAGTTGCAAACACAGTCCTCGCAAATAGATCATACACTGCGCTCTCTCCCACGGACGCGTCTCCTTACGATATTAGTCGTTTGGCTCAGCTAACTGTTTAA